A single window of Triplophysa rosa linkage group LG2, Trosa_1v2, whole genome shotgun sequence DNA harbors:
- the si:dkey-98f17.5 gene encoding uncharacterized protein si:dkey-98f17.5 isoform X2, producing the protein MCSVVIGVTPAPSLQRESERGSESRETPYRRAWLLTSHQILCFYRLLTPLLFVLTGKCNVTPLPTFQTTAGVQSYIVGVTDYLSAEISTSKQKKFSLVTFVDTPGLVDGDMVYPFDVNSAITSFGEQADLIFVFFDPMGQALCKRTLNIVEKLSEKCGDKLRFYLSKADEAGRETDRQRVMMQIVQELCRRPGLNKCGFEMPTIYIPNPQKPSRCVNQIDEVCETIEKSINQAVQKTLNQLEKDCDLIISTISNTLEKDRMNVSSNKSNRFHSFLCGFLGIFLPSLFILSFIISTFAPEELDALVGEGLAKPLYLSTGVVVYLWDWIPEDWQIMFVITFGAFSYLLVFLAKYFARQGNKTLTKREKKKLVEDSDYVQDSVKAKKRKLYEEYLQQCAAEYDL; encoded by the exons ATGTGCAGCGTGGTCATCGGTGTCACGCCGGCACCCAGtctgcagagagagagcgagcgagggaGCGAGAGCAGGGAGACTCCCTACAGAAGGGCCTGGCTTCTGACTTCACATCAAATACTCTGCTTTTACCGTCTCTTAACACCTTTGCTTTTTGTCCTCACAGGGAAATGCAACGTTACACCTTTACCCACATTTCAGACCACTGCTGGAGTTCAAAG TTATATCGTAGGTGTGACGGATTACCTGAGCGCTGAGATCTCCACCTCCAAACAGAAGAAGTTCAGCTTGGTGACGTTTGTTGACACTCCGGGGTTGGTGGATGGAGATATGGTATACCCGTTCGATGTCAACAGCGCCATCACCTCTTTCG GTGAGCAGGCGGACCTCATCTTTGTGTTTTTCGATCCGATGGGCCAGGCGTTGTGCAAGCGCACGTTGAACATCGTGGAGAAGCTGAGCGAGAAGTGTGGAGACAAACTGAGATTTTACCTGAGCAAAGCTGACGAGGCTGGACGAGAAACGGACAGACAG CGAGTCATGATGCAGATCGTCCAAGAGCTGTGCAGACGACCGGGACTCAACAAATGTGGCTTCGAAATGCCCACCATATACATCCCCAACCCTCAAAAA CCCAGCAGATGTGTCAATCAAATTGATGAGGTGTGTGAGACGATTGAGAAGAGTATAAACCAGGCGGTGCAGAAAACTCTTAACCAGCTGGAGAAAGACTGTGACCTCATCATCTCTACCATCAGCAATACACTGGAAAAGGACCG gaTGAATGTGAGCAGTAATAAAAGCAACCGCTTTCATTCTTTCCTGTGTGGATTTCTGGGAATCTTCCTCCCGTCGCTGTTCATCCTCAGCTTCATCATCAGCACTTTCGCTCCAGAGGAGCTGGACGCTCTCGTAGGCGAGGGACTCGCTAAACCACTCTACTTATCCACC GGTGTAGTTGTGTATCTGTGGGACTGGATCCCTGAAGACTGGCAGATCATGTTTGTGATCACATTTGGTGCTTTCTCCTACCTTTTGGTTTTTCTGGCCAAATATTTTGCACG CCAAGGCAACAAGACGCTGactaagagagagaaaaagaagctGGTGGAAGACAGTGATTATGTTCAAGATAGTGTCAAAGCCAAGAAG CGTAAACTTTATGAGGAGTATCTCCAACAGTGTGCGGCAGAATACGACTTGTGA
- the si:dkey-98f17.5 gene encoding uncharacterized protein si:dkey-98f17.5 isoform X1 — MSGCKKPRTVANPLESTITTPSERILKECHNLYIDINNGLVKIAESLGLRLLPPRKKIIVMIMGNHSAGKSSFINWYVEEHIQKTGVAIETQGFTFITSGRKRESLTGNATLHLYPHFRPLLEFKGVTDYLSAEISTSKQKKFSLVTFVDTPGLVDGDMVYPFDVNSAITSFGEQADLIFVFFDPMGQALCKRTLNIVEKLSEKCGDKLRFYLSKADEAGRETDRQRVMMQIVQELCRRPGLNKCGFEMPTIYIPNPQKPSRCVNQIDEVCETIEKSINQAVQKTLNQLEKDCDLIISTISNTLEKDRMNVSSNKSNRFHSFLCGFLGIFLPSLFILSFIISTFAPEELDALVGEGLAKPLYLSTGVVVYLWDWIPEDWQIMFVITFGAFSYLLVFLAKYFARQGNKTLTKREKKKLVEDSDYVQDSVKAKKRKLYEEYLQQCAAEYDL; from the exons ATGTCAGGCTGTAAGAAGCCTCGAACTGTAGCGAATCCACTAGAGTCGACTATTACAACACCGAGCGAAAGAATCCTGAAAGAATGCCACAACTTATATATCGACATCAACAACG GATTAGTGAAAATTGCAGAGAGTTTGGGGCTCAGGCTGCTACCTCCTCGGAAAAAGATTATAGTGATGATTATGGGAAACCACTCGGCCGGGAAAAGCTCCTTTATTAACTG GTATGTGGAGGAACACATACAGAAGACAGGTGTTGCCATAGAGACACAAGGCTTCACGTTTATTACCAGTGGCAGGAAACGAGAATCTCTTACA GGAAATGCAACGTTACACCTTTACCCACATTTCAGACCACTGCTGGAGTTCAAAG GTGTGACGGATTACCTGAGCGCTGAGATCTCCACCTCCAAACAGAAGAAGTTCAGCTTGGTGACGTTTGTTGACACTCCGGGGTTGGTGGATGGAGATATGGTATACCCGTTCGATGTCAACAGCGCCATCACCTCTTTCG GTGAGCAGGCGGACCTCATCTTTGTGTTTTTCGATCCGATGGGCCAGGCGTTGTGCAAGCGCACGTTGAACATCGTGGAGAAGCTGAGCGAGAAGTGTGGAGACAAACTGAGATTTTACCTGAGCAAAGCTGACGAGGCTGGACGAGAAACGGACAGACAG CGAGTCATGATGCAGATCGTCCAAGAGCTGTGCAGACGACCGGGACTCAACAAATGTGGCTTCGAAATGCCCACCATATACATCCCCAACCCTCAAAAA CCCAGCAGATGTGTCAATCAAATTGATGAGGTGTGTGAGACGATTGAGAAGAGTATAAACCAGGCGGTGCAGAAAACTCTTAACCAGCTGGAGAAAGACTGTGACCTCATCATCTCTACCATCAGCAATACACTGGAAAAGGACCG gaTGAATGTGAGCAGTAATAAAAGCAACCGCTTTCATTCTTTCCTGTGTGGATTTCTGGGAATCTTCCTCCCGTCGCTGTTCATCCTCAGCTTCATCATCAGCACTTTCGCTCCAGAGGAGCTGGACGCTCTCGTAGGCGAGGGACTCGCTAAACCACTCTACTTATCCACC GGTGTAGTTGTGTATCTGTGGGACTGGATCCCTGAAGACTGGCAGATCATGTTTGTGATCACATTTGGTGCTTTCTCCTACCTTTTGGTTTTTCTGGCCAAATATTTTGCACG CCAAGGCAACAAGACGCTGactaagagagagaaaaagaagctGGTGGAAGACAGTGATTATGTTCAAGATAGTGTCAAAGCCAAGAAG CGTAAACTTTATGAGGAGTATCTCCAACAGTGTGCGGCAGAATACGACTTGTGA